The Anabaena sp. WA102 genome contains a region encoding:
- a CDS encoding iron ABC transporter permease produces MLIKKHEVTNKFLLWKFINKKYLIFSILLICLILAFLLDLGFGAVNIPIHEVMNILLGQEAEKTTWTNIILKFRLPKALTATLAGAALGVSGLQMQTLFKNPLAGPFVLGISSGASLGVALVLLTASLTVPTLLTDLGMIGDFSLVIAASFGAASVLGLMLVVSRRVQDTMTLLILGLLFGYATSAMVSILLQFSSQERIQSYIMWTFGSFTAVTWQQLAILTPVICVGLLIAVLQSKSLNALLLGESYARSLGLTVQKTRFSVISSASILAGAITAFCGPIAFLGVAIPHLCRSLFNTSDHRILIPSVIIMGAILALFADLVSQILINQMVLPLNAITALIGTPVVTWVILQRNSRKSFPS; encoded by the coding sequence ATGTTAATTAAAAAGCATGAGGTTACTAATAAATTTTTACTATGGAAATTTATTAATAAGAAATATTTGATTTTTTCAATTTTACTAATCTGTTTAATTTTGGCATTTTTGCTGGATTTAGGATTTGGGGCTGTGAATATTCCCATTCATGAGGTTATGAATATCTTGCTGGGACAAGAAGCAGAAAAGACAACATGGACAAATATTATTCTCAAATTTCGTCTACCTAAAGCCTTAACTGCAACGTTAGCCGGTGCAGCTTTAGGGGTAAGTGGCTTGCAAATGCAAACTCTATTTAAAAATCCTTTAGCGGGTCCTTTTGTATTAGGAATTAGTTCCGGTGCAAGTTTAGGAGTAGCGTTGGTTTTACTGACAGCAAGTTTGACTGTACCGACGTTATTAACTGATTTAGGAATGATTGGTGATTTTAGTTTAGTCATAGCGGCAAGTTTTGGTGCAGCTTCAGTATTAGGATTGATGTTAGTTGTTTCTCGTCGTGTACAAGATACAATGACTTTATTAATTTTAGGTTTATTATTTGGATATGCGACTAGTGCAATGGTAAGTATTTTGTTGCAATTTAGTTCACAAGAACGGATTCAAAGTTATATAATGTGGACTTTTGGAAGTTTCACTGCGGTAACTTGGCAACAATTAGCTATTTTAACTCCAGTTATTTGTGTAGGTTTATTAATTGCTGTGCTGCAATCAAAATCTTTAAATGCACTTTTATTAGGTGAATCTTATGCACGCAGTTTAGGGTTAACAGTCCAAAAAACCAGATTTTCTGTGATTAGCAGTGCTTCTATATTAGCGGGAGCGATTACTGCTTTTTGTGGTCCGATAGCATTTTTAGGTGTGGCAATTCCCCATCTTTGTCGTAGTCTTTTTAATACTTCAGATCATCGGATATTAATTCCTAGTGTCATAATCATGGGGGCAATTTTAGCCTTATTTGCTGATTTGGTTTCCCAAATTCTGATAAATCAAATGGTTTTACCTTTAAATGCTATTACTGCTTTGATAGGAACTCCTGTTGTTACTTGGGTAATTCTACAACGTAACTCTAGAAAATCTTTTCCCTCATGA
- a CDS encoding cytochrome ubiquinol oxidase subunit I, with protein sequence MEILSNTLALSRLQFAFTAIFHMIWPVLTTGMSIYLIVVEGLWLKTKNPTYYHHARFWSKLYLLNFGIGVASGLPMGFQFGTNWAPLSEAVGDFLGSILGFEGSMAFMLEASFLGIMMFGWERVPPVIHYLATILVAFGANLSTFWILVANSWFQTPSGGQMVNGKFIVDDYFQAILNPFMVNSVLHMFLATLETSLFVIGGISAWYILNNRHSEFFSKSFKIVLAISIFVAPLQVYIGHASGDQVYHYQPTKLAAIEAQWETVPAGESAKWNILAIPNRKAEKNDWEISIPNGLSYILELKPKLSEPVLGLKEWKPEDRPPMIPLIFYSFRIMAGIGFFLVGLMLWSILQWLRGKLSSHNLTQQKWLLRAWILAAPLGYIAIESGWIVRCVGRQPWTVYGQIRTTDAASHLEPSEVLFSLTVIALLYSVLFVSAMFFGSRIIRKGPDLTLPIPGGDIKTVIVTESVSHIPDSRPLETPQ encoded by the coding sequence ATGGAAATTTTATCTAATACCCTAGCTTTATCACGGTTGCAATTTGCATTTACAGCAATTTTTCACATGATTTGGCCTGTCCTGACCACAGGTATGTCTATCTACTTAATTGTCGTAGAAGGACTATGGTTAAAAACCAAAAATCCCACTTATTATCATCACGCTCGTTTCTGGTCAAAACTGTATTTACTAAACTTTGGAATCGGAGTTGCATCAGGTTTACCAATGGGTTTTCAGTTTGGGACTAACTGGGCACCATTATCGGAAGCCGTGGGAGATTTCTTAGGTAGTATTCTGGGATTTGAAGGGTCAATGGCCTTTATGCTAGAGGCTTCTTTTCTAGGAATTATGATGTTTGGTTGGGAACGAGTTCCCCCTGTAATTCACTATTTAGCGACTATTCTCGTGGCTTTTGGGGCGAATCTTTCCACATTCTGGATTTTGGTTGCTAATTCATGGTTTCAAACTCCTAGTGGTGGACAAATGGTGAATGGTAAATTTATTGTTGATGACTATTTTCAAGCAATTTTAAATCCCTTCATGGTGAATAGTGTTCTCCATATGTTCTTAGCAACTTTGGAGACTTCTTTATTTGTCATTGGTGGTATTAGTGCTTGGTATATTCTCAATAATCGCCATTCAGAATTTTTCAGCAAATCATTTAAAATAGTTTTAGCAATATCTATTTTTGTTGCTCCCTTACAGGTCTACATTGGTCATGCTAGTGGTGATCAAGTTTATCACTATCAACCAACTAAATTAGCCGCAATTGAAGCCCAATGGGAAACAGTACCCGCTGGTGAATCTGCCAAATGGAATATATTAGCAATTCCGAATAGAAAAGCTGAGAAAAATGACTGGGAAATTTCTATTCCTAATGGTTTAAGTTACATTTTAGAACTCAAACCCAAACTTTCTGAACCAGTATTGGGACTGAAAGAATGGAAACCAGAAGACCGTCCCCCAATGATTCCTTTGATTTTTTATTCCTTCCGAATCATGGCAGGAATCGGCTTTTTCTTAGTAGGATTAATGCTGTGGAGTATCCTGCAATGGCTCAGGGGTAAACTGAGTTCGCACAACTTAACTCAACAAAAATGGTTGTTACGGGCTTGGATTCTAGCTGCACCTTTGGGCTATATTGCGATTGAATCAGGCTGGATTGTTCGCTGTGTGGGAAGACAACCTTGGACTGTATACGGGCAAATTCGTACTACTGATGCAGCTTCTCATTTAGAACCAAGTGAAGTGTTATTTTCACTCACGGTTATTGCCCTTCTTTACAGTGTTTTGTTTGTCTCAGCCATGTTTTTTGGTAGCCGCATTATTCGCAAGGGACCAGATTTAACTTTACCAATACCTGGAGGTGATATCAAAACAGTCATTGTCACTGAATCTGTAAGTCATATTCCCGATAGTCGTCCTCTGGAAACGCCACAATAG
- the cydB gene encoding cytochrome d ubiquinol oxidase subunit II, with protein sequence MEALLHFLPQVWFVILGLFLFLYVLLDGFDLGVGILSLTSSDEKRRSLLMTSLGNVWDANETWLVLMAGALFGAFPLAYGTILTALYLPLMVMVVGLILRAVAFEFREHSDNKSFWNFAFGIGSFIASLFQGFALGGVLAGIKVDAAGHFIGGIWDWLSWQSLLTALTLVQGYVLIGSTYLILKTEGTLQETHFRTAKLAAWTTFIGAILITISTPIVYENARNRLFHQPEVYIFALIPLLGMLLIWLLLKSLDRKEEIASFVYTALIFLLTFIGLGFIAFPFIIPPSITIYQAASSASSMVFMITFIGFLIPIMLFYNIYNYFVFRGKVVISEEGD encoded by the coding sequence ATGGAAGCTTTATTGCATTTTTTACCACAAGTTTGGTTTGTAATTCTAGGGCTTTTTCTGTTCCTGTATGTGCTTTTAGATGGCTTTGATTTAGGCGTTGGTATCCTCTCTTTGACTTCTTCTGATGAAAAACGCCGTAGCCTATTAATGACCAGTTTAGGTAATGTTTGGGATGCTAACGAAACTTGGTTAGTTTTAATGGCAGGGGCATTATTTGGGGCTTTTCCTTTGGCTTATGGAACAATTCTCACTGCCCTTTATTTACCTTTGATGGTGATGGTTGTAGGGTTGATTCTACGGGCTGTTGCTTTTGAATTTCGGGAACATTCTGATAATAAAAGTTTTTGGAATTTTGCCTTTGGAATCGGCAGTTTTATTGCTTCTTTATTTCAAGGATTTGCATTAGGTGGTGTATTAGCAGGAATCAAAGTTGATGCTGCTGGGCATTTTATAGGTGGAATATGGGATTGGTTAAGTTGGCAATCATTATTAACAGCATTGACACTTGTACAAGGTTATGTGTTGATTGGTTCAACTTACTTAATTTTAAAGACTGAAGGCACATTACAAGAAACTCATTTTCGCACAGCAAAATTAGCAGCTTGGACAACTTTTATTGGGGCAATTTTAATTACAATTAGTACACCAATTGTCTATGAAAATGCCAGAAACAGGCTATTTCATCAACCAGAGGTTTATATTTTTGCCCTGATTCCTTTATTGGGTATGCTGTTGATTTGGTTGCTACTGAAAAGTTTAGATAGAAAAGAGGAAATTGCCTCATTTGTTTACACGGCATTAATATTTCTACTAACGTTTATTGGTTTAGGGTTTATTGCCTTTCCTTTCATTATTCCCCCATCTATTACCATTTATCAAGCTGCCTCTTCTGCCTCTTCAATGGTCTTTATGATTACTTTCATTGGGTTTTTGATTCCAATTATGTTGTTTTACAACATCTACAATTACTTTGTCTTTCGGGGTAAGGTAGTCATTAGTGAAGAGGGGGATTGA
- a CDS encoding chlorophyll a/b-binding protein, with protein MKVDQTPRVGFTEYAEKLNGRLAMIGFVSLIAVEAITGNGLIGWLTSL; from the coding sequence ATGAAAGTAGACCAAACACCAAGAGTAGGTTTCACAGAATACGCAGAAAAGCTGAATGGACGTTTAGCCATGATTGGCTTTGTCTCACTCATAGCTGTAGAAGCGATTACAGGAAATGGCTTGATTGGATGGTTGACAAGCCTGTAA
- a CDS encoding TonB-dependent receptor plug domain-containing protein, producing MSTNLVAKLGIQIIASSVTLGMWCENYKVIGVEIPQHEEPVTEKITQNTPADIEEKEADIEIDVIEKLLNEPVFSPFRQEGTVKDSTRPIYVITGEEMEAQGARTIREALKFLPGILGDGTVGTEVNALSGQLIRGSNTGQVLILLDGRPINNAGSGGFDLSEFTTNNIQRIEVLPGGGSTLYGSDAIGGVINIITRRPTEKITTEAKVNFGAYGLNQQSIQNSGKKGDISWVVGYNRTQAENNYPFSIPEANFSGTRKNNDALYNNFNVKLEADLGKRNTLSFSTLYLNKEQGTPGGVPIPFPVNGQGFFNSLTDKNRKYTDQVLTDLTWNSKLGSGDDSLLTARVYGDLLNTRFDPSGSSRFETNQTSYGIQTTHSWNFAKNQSLVYGFDYRTVNVRNTSFSYATNVERLNYDNDINQGALFGKYEVALIPKLTINLGLRQDFSSLVNGSVTSPSVGTKFAVSDSTTLRANYIKNFRVPTIANLFNVNPSNIGNPELKPERGDSFDIGIDQKLGDIGLLRLTFFKNSVSDTIAFKRLTPPVNGNTGTWENIGLVETTGIEASLNLQLAKNVYTFVNYTANDPRILKSSNAAEIDKELRFAGADKLNLGVSYENPQGLYLGLLMNSLNGYPTNNTNTEFLSGYTTFDFKLRVPLNDKLVVTGSLENLLNQRYQLFPGFPDGGRGFQVGLSSTF from the coding sequence ATGTCTACTAATTTAGTTGCGAAACTGGGAATTCAAATTATTGCGTCTAGTGTGACTTTGGGAATGTGGTGTGAGAATTACAAAGTTATAGGAGTAGAAATTCCCCAACATGAAGAACCAGTCACAGAGAAAATTACTCAAAATACACCAGCAGATATTGAAGAAAAAGAAGCTGATATTGAAATAGATGTCATTGAGAAGTTATTAAATGAACCTGTTTTTTCACCCTTTCGTCAGGAAGGAACAGTGAAAGATTCTACCCGGCCAATTTATGTAATTACGGGTGAAGAAATGGAAGCGCAAGGTGCGAGAACTATCAGAGAAGCACTTAAATTTCTGCCTGGTATATTAGGTGATGGTACAGTAGGAACAGAAGTTAATGCTTTAAGTGGTCAATTAATTCGTGGTTCTAATACTGGTCAAGTATTAATATTACTTGATGGTAGACCAATTAATAATGCTGGAAGTGGTGGTTTTGATCTTTCCGAATTTACAACTAATAATATTCAAAGAATTGAAGTATTACCAGGAGGAGGTTCAACTCTGTATGGTTCTGATGCAATTGGGGGAGTAATTAATATTATCACCCGTCGTCCTACAGAGAAAATTACCACAGAAGCAAAAGTCAATTTTGGTGCTTACGGACTCAATCAACAGAGTATTCAAAATAGCGGTAAAAAAGGTGATATTTCTTGGGTTGTAGGTTATAACCGTACCCAAGCTGAAAATAATTATCCTTTTTCTATTCCTGAAGCTAATTTTTCAGGAACTCGAAAAAATAATGATGCACTTTATAATAATTTTAATGTCAAATTAGAAGCAGATTTAGGAAAACGAAATACTCTCAGTTTCTCGACTTTATACTTAAATAAAGAACAAGGAACACCAGGAGGAGTTCCAATTCCTTTCCCTGTAAATGGACAAGGTTTTTTTAATTCACTTACAGATAAAAATCGCAAATACACAGATCAAGTTTTAACTGATTTAACCTGGAATTCAAAATTAGGAAGTGGGGATGATTCTTTATTAACAGCAAGAGTCTATGGTGATCTTTTGAATACTCGTTTTGATCCTAGTGGTTCAAGTCGCTTTGAAACCAACCAAACTTCCTACGGAATTCAAACCACACACAGTTGGAATTTTGCTAAAAATCAAAGTTTAGTTTACGGTTTTGATTATCGGACTGTTAATGTCCGAAATACTTCTTTTAGTTATGCTACTAATGTAGAAAGATTGAACTATGATAATGATATTAATCAAGGGGCATTATTTGGCAAATATGAAGTAGCATTAATTCCTAAGTTGACTATTAATTTAGGGTTACGTCAAGACTTTAGTAGCTTAGTAAATGGTTCTGTTACATCTCCATCTGTAGGAACAAAATTTGCTGTCTCTGATTCAACTACCTTGAGAGCAAATTATATCAAAAATTTCCGAGTTCCTACTATTGCTAATTTATTTAATGTCAATCCTAGCAATATTGGCAACCCAGAACTTAAACCAGAAAGAGGTGATAGTTTTGATATTGGCATTGATCAAAAACTTGGTGATATTGGTTTACTAAGATTAACCTTTTTCAAAAATAGCGTATCTGATACAATTGCCTTTAAGAGACTGACACCACCAGTAAATGGTAATACAGGAACTTGGGAAAATATCGGACTGGTGGAAACTACAGGAATTGAGGCTAGTTTGAATTTGCAACTGGCCAAAAACGTTTATACTTTTGTTAATTACACGGCAAATGATCCACGTATTCTGAAAAGTTCTAATGCGGCGGAAATTGACAAAGAACTGCGCTTTGCTGGTGCGGATAAATTAAATTTGGGAGTTTCTTATGAAAATCCTCAAGGTTTGTATTTGGGTTTATTAATGAATTCCTTAAATGGATATCCTACTAATAATACAAATACAGAATTTTTATCTGGTTATACCACATTTGATTTTAAACTGCGTGTACCTTTAAATGATAAACTGGTGGTTACAGGTAGCCTGGAAAATCTCTTGAATCAGCGTTATCAGTTGTTTCCTGGTTTTCCTGACGGAGGGAGAGGTTTTCAAGTTGGTTTGAGTTCTACGTTTTAA
- a CDS encoding DUF1636 family protein: MLNQKHNLFVCTTCGGKWEDGKRVGESKGEQLLKQLQQLAADSELHNQFSIQGVECMSACSHSCVVAFAAAGKSTYLFGDLPVDNSTFAILKCASLYYAKADGLLPWSERPEPLKKGILAKIPALK, encoded by the coding sequence ATGCTCAATCAAAAACATAATCTATTTGTCTGCACAACTTGTGGTGGTAAGTGGGAAGACGGTAAGCGAGTTGGTGAAAGTAAAGGTGAACAACTACTAAAACAGCTTCAACAACTTGCAGCAGACAGTGAATTGCACAATCAATTCTCCATTCAGGGGGTTGAATGTATGAGTGCTTGCAGTCATTCCTGTGTCGTTGCTTTTGCAGCAGCAGGAAAATCAACCTATCTCTTTGGTGATTTACCCGTAGATAATAGTACATTTGCTATACTAAAATGTGCCAGTCTATACTATGCTAAAGCGGATGGTTTGCTACCTTGGTCAGAACGCCCAGAACCATTGAAAAAAGGTATTTTAGCGAAAATACCTGCACTAAAATAA
- a CDS encoding MbnP family protein, with translation MKRQLLLTSATIAGIILAGNFGGVTKTVAQTTNTQEVTINFQGRVGKQPYQGLQFTLGVPVNLNHADSVTAPSPLNLTSLWWNWLFGYKFARLDWKTQTHDSQVKHGEKSEKSQGFSIHLGSTCCQAIEGIQKPSTCSNLNASKVIFTKFDVNKNVVIAIFNDNLL, from the coding sequence ATGAAACGGCAATTATTATTAACATCTGCCACAATAGCAGGAATTATTCTGGCTGGAAATTTTGGTGGTGTTACCAAAACTGTAGCTCAAACTACTAATACCCAAGAAGTAACAATTAATTTTCAAGGAAGAGTGGGTAAACAACCTTATCAAGGCTTACAATTTACTTTAGGTGTTCCTGTCAATCTTAATCATGCTGATTCTGTCACTGCACCATCTCCATTAAATCTGACTTCTTTATGGTGGAATTGGCTATTTGGTTATAAATTTGCTCGTTTGGATTGGAAAACCCAAACTCACGATTCTCAGGTAAAGCATGGTGAAAAAAGTGAAAAATCTCAGGGTTTCTCGATTCATTTAGGTAGCACTTGTTGTCAAGCAATTGAGGGAATTCAAAAACCATCAACTTGTAGTAATTTGAATGCCTCAAAAGTCATTTTTACCAAGTTTGATGTTAATAAAAATGTCGTAATTGCTATATTTAACGACAATCTTTTGTAA
- a CDS encoding ABC transporter ATP-binding protein, giving the protein MSNSILKTHNLTIGYKTSQKTIRNVAANISTSLQTGELVCLLGPNGAGKSTLLRTLAGMQPPIAGEVKLLEDDIYKLPPQELAKRLSLVLTEKIDVGMLSAYALVTMGRYPYTDWWGKLSSEDENIINWAIKSVGAVNLAQRNVSELSDGERQKIMIARALAQSPMVMLLDEPTAFLDLPRRVEIMQLLRQLARDTNQAILLSTHDLDLALRLADKIWLLGNNGILHVGAPEDLILSGAFADTFRSEGVEFNIFSGEFNLHIPEKGTVNLIGEGVAAIWTIRALERVGFTVLQGGKSAQITVEVISSPQEVFWKVRKYKAVSTHYSLYEVIKFLSF; this is encoded by the coding sequence ATGAGTAACTCAATTCTGAAAACTCATAATTTGACTATTGGTTATAAGACTTCCCAGAAAACTATTCGGAATGTGGCCGCGAATATTTCTACATCTTTGCAAACAGGAGAATTAGTTTGTCTACTTGGTCCTAATGGTGCGGGTAAGTCTACTTTATTGCGAACTCTGGCAGGAATGCAGCCACCAATTGCTGGGGAAGTTAAACTTTTAGAAGATGATATTTATAAGTTACCACCACAGGAATTAGCAAAACGTTTAAGTTTGGTATTGACTGAAAAAATTGATGTGGGAATGTTATCAGCTTATGCTTTGGTAACTATGGGCAGATATCCTTATACTGACTGGTGGGGAAAGTTATCATCTGAAGATGAAAATATTATTAATTGGGCGATAAAATCTGTGGGGGCGGTAAATTTAGCCCAAAGGAATGTGAGTGAATTAAGTGATGGTGAACGACAGAAAATTATGATTGCTAGGGCTTTAGCGCAGTCGCCTATGGTGATGTTATTGGATGAACCTACAGCTTTTTTAGATTTACCACGCCGGGTGGAAATTATGCAATTGTTACGTCAATTAGCAAGGGATACAAATCAAGCAATTTTGCTTTCTACCCATGATTTAGATTTAGCTTTGCGCCTTGCTGATAAAATTTGGCTGTTAGGAAATAATGGTATTCTCCACGTTGGCGCACCAGAAGATTTGATATTAAGTGGTGCATTTGCTGATACTTTCCGCAGTGAAGGGGTGGAATTTAATATTTTTTCTGGGGAATTTAATCTGCATATACCTGAAAAAGGAACAGTTAATTTAATAGGTGAAGGTGTTGCTGCTATTTGGACAATTCGCGCCTTAGAAAGAGTAGGATTTACAGTTTTACAAGGTGGTAAATCTGCACAAATTACAGTAGAAGTTATTTCTAGTCCTCAAGAGGTTTTTTGGAAAGTCAGGAAATATAAAGCTGTGTCTACACATTATTCTTTATATGAAGTAATTAAATTTTTAAGTTTTTAA
- a CDS encoding ABC transporter substrate-binding protein produces the protein MIFGKSKIIIFLCQLFLVAVLVVSCQGSQNSPVVSSVDNGCVQKYDSNVDYFPNKVKVNHAIGFAVEYYKNYKVVTIKNPWKDAKTGFKYVLVQCGTPLPPGFEKSQVFTTPVNSVISLSTTHLPHFSKLNVVDNLIGVSDIKQVTTPDFIDRIKAGKVVSVGNNSTVNVEKVLELNPELVTTFGTGNQQTDSFPKLLEAGLKVAINAEYMEDTPLGRSEWLKFTALFFNKEEEAEKIFAKIAKKYEDIATKAKAVKNRPTVFLGFNFKGTWYTPGGNSYVAKYLADAGANYLWSEDKSSGSLPISFEAVFERAANADYWLNLRQSWNSLKDVVTEDNRYGDFHAFKKGNLYNNNARLSANGGNDYWQSGISNPDVVLSDLIKIFHPEILPNYNLFYYQKVNK, from the coding sequence ATGATTTTTGGCAAGTCTAAGATTATTATCTTTTTATGTCAGTTGTTTTTAGTTGCTGTTTTGGTTGTTTCTTGTCAAGGTTCTCAGAATAGTCCGGTTGTTAGTTCAGTTGATAATGGCTGTGTTCAAAAGTATGATTCTAATGTTGATTATTTTCCCAATAAGGTGAAGGTTAATCATGCTATCGGCTTTGCAGTTGAATATTATAAAAACTACAAAGTCGTGACGATTAAAAATCCCTGGAAAGATGCTAAAACAGGTTTTAAATATGTTTTGGTTCAATGCGGTACGCCGCTACCACCAGGGTTTGAGAAATCCCAAGTATTTACTACACCTGTAAATTCTGTGATTTCTCTTTCTACAACTCATTTACCACATTTTTCTAAGTTAAATGTTGTTGATAACTTAATCGGTGTTAGCGATATTAAACAAGTAACTACACCAGATTTTATTGACAGAATCAAGGCTGGTAAGGTGGTATCTGTTGGGAATAATTCTACTGTGAATGTGGAGAAAGTTTTAGAACTTAATCCTGAGTTAGTTACCACTTTTGGGACTGGAAATCAACAAACTGATAGTTTTCCTAAGTTGTTGGAAGCTGGGTTAAAGGTGGCGATAAATGCTGAATATATGGAAGATACTCCATTGGGAAGAAGTGAATGGTTAAAGTTTACTGCTTTATTTTTTAATAAGGAGGAAGAGGCGGAAAAAATATTTGCTAAAATTGCTAAGAAATACGAAGATATTGCTACTAAAGCTAAAGCTGTTAAAAATCGTCCAACTGTGTTTTTAGGCTTCAATTTTAAAGGGACTTGGTATACACCAGGTGGTAATAGTTATGTGGCTAAATATCTAGCCGACGCAGGTGCAAATTACCTCTGGAGTGAGGATAAATCTTCTGGTAGTTTACCTATATCTTTTGAAGCTGTTTTTGAACGGGCTGCTAATGCTGATTATTGGTTGAATCTTAGACAATCTTGGAACAGTTTAAAAGATGTTGTGACTGAAGATAATCGTTATGGTGATTTTCATGCTTTCAAAAAAGGCAATCTCTATAATAATAATGCTCGCCTCAGTGCCAATGGTGGTAATGATTATTGGCAAAGTGGGATTAGTAACCCTGATGTAGTTTTATCTGATTTAATTAAAATATTTCATCCAGAAATATTACCCAATTATAACCTATTTTACTATCAAAAAGTGAATAAATAA
- a CDS encoding (2Fe-2S) ferredoxin domain-containing protein, with the protein MADFNCWVTPVNEKTIEATGNDWQIEYEFFDCQGDVLACLAYTLFQENWHQVGLGHLEQGSVLELEFHEAPKKCVLYDGYLTVITRDWHFHLCIEETLGGPNAETSIEVRQQRLINKGAFYRRINPEGEPRSWGIQFWNGAGEKAMTIFLPNPYVEDENLLPEGKADFKKLDFYQELRDIYVLGKKPIPFTKNPLKCAYIAVCTSGRCYPSRKWQPTFEALKAAVEKAELDLEVRTSGCLQVCKLGPVVYHSTDRTWYSRVKPEVAERIVQEHLVEGNKVVEYIYP; encoded by the coding sequence ATGGCTGATTTTAATTGTTGGGTAACACCAGTAAATGAAAAAACAATTGAAGCTACGGGAAATGATTGGCAAATTGAATATGAGTTTTTTGATTGTCAAGGTGATGTTCTGGCTTGTTTAGCTTATACTTTATTTCAGGAAAATTGGCATCAAGTTGGTTTAGGACATTTGGAACAAGGTAGTGTTTTAGAGTTGGAGTTTCACGAAGCACCTAAAAAATGCGTTCTCTATGATGGATATTTAACTGTTATTACTAGAGATTGGCATTTTCATTTATGTATTGAGGAAACTTTAGGTGGTCCTAATGCTGAAACTTCTATCGAAGTAAGACAGCAACGTTTGATTAATAAGGGTGCATTTTATAGAAGGATAAATCCCGAAGGAGAACCCAGAAGTTGGGGTATTCAATTTTGGAATGGTGCTGGTGAAAAGGCTATGACGATATTTTTACCTAATCCTTATGTGGAAGATGAAAATTTGCTTCCTGAAGGTAAGGCTGATTTTAAAAAGTTGGATTTTTATCAGGAACTTAGAGATATTTATGTATTAGGTAAAAAGCCCATTCCTTTTACTAAAAATCCTCTCAAATGTGCCTACATTGCAGTTTGTACTTCTGGACGTTGTTATCCTTCTCGAAAATGGCAACCTACTTTTGAGGCTTTAAAGGCTGCTGTTGAGAAGGCAGAATTAGATTTGGAAGTGAGAACAAGTGGTTGTTTACAGGTTTGTAAGTTAGGTCCTGTTGTTTATCATTCTACTGATAGAACTTGGTACAGTCGTGTTAAACCGGAAGTTGCAGAAAGAATTGTACAGGAACATTTGGTTGAGGGGAATAAGGTTGTTGAATATATATATCCTTAG
- a CDS encoding chlorophyll a/b-binding protein, giving the protein MTVKGFTTNELGQLNSFAIEPKVYVDQTPRVGFTEYAEKLNGRLAMIGFVSLIAVEAITGNGLIGWLTSL; this is encoded by the coding sequence ATGACAGTTAAAGGCTTTACCACCAACGAACTAGGTCAACTCAACAGCTTTGCGATTGAACCCAAAGTATATGTAGACCAAACACCAAGGGTAGGTTTCACAGAATACGCAGAAAAGCTGAATGGACGTTTAGCCATGATTGGCTTTGTCTCACTCATAGCTGTAGAAGCGATTACAGGAAATGGCTTGATTGGATGGTTGACAAGCCTGTAA